The window ACGTTTTCAGCTGAGCGCTTACTCATGTCTACAGTGCTTACTGCATTCCAGTTTGATGAAAAATCCAGATAGCCCGCATGCGCAACAGTAGAGGTAAAAATAAAAATAGAGGAAACTAATAATGTTCGAACAACTTTAGAGGTATTCATAATGATTTACTCCTGTCTTCGATTGATAGAGAATCTTTATAAATTAAGGTGATATTTTTACGAAAGCATCATAAATTGCATATCGGCAACCCATGACAGATATATTATTAGCTAGAGTTTTATTTAATCAAATAAGCTCTAAAGCATAGTGCTTTTGACTACCTATCCCTAGGCCATATGGCATTTATCGACACCACCGTCACCACTTAATGCCATCTCAGGAATATCTTCACCCGCAACAAAACAGGGAAAAACAACCGCCATGCGTTACCTCGTCCTCCCCGTTATTCTTCTTGTGTTAACCGGCTGCAAGGCGCTCACCACCTTCGATAAATACGCCACGATGCGTCTTTATGAAGTTTATGAAGCAGAGAATCTTTCTGCCTGTGATTACAAACCGCAGTTTCGTGACTGCACAGTGGATAAGCGATCTTTTAATGTCAGGATTACTGACGATAAGAGCAAAATTGCGTTAGTGGTAGGAAAGCGTTATGCCTATTTCGGCTTCACGCGTGATGATTTTGCACGCCAGACGCAGCCGCTGCGTGATTTCCTGATTTGGGCAGAAGATCCGAATGCGCAAGATAAACAGATCAAGCAATTACGTAAGGCCGGAAACGTTGGCGGAAGTCTGTTTTACAACACAGAGGTGGAATATCAGTTCGATTACCTGCACACGCGTGCCGATGTTCCGCTGCTCGTCGTTAAACCGCATGAAAACGCGAATTCTTATGGCCTGACCGTCGAAGAAGTGAAAAACCTGCTGTCGGTGATGGATGCCTGGTATGCCGGCACGTTTTCCGGGAAACAGCTCACCTAAACATAGTGAAGGCGGCCAGACAGATCGCGTCTGGCCGAGTAGCAGCATTAAAACTTATGCACTCTGGAATCAAATCCACCGCAGTTTTTCAGCATCAAATCTTTGACGGGGCGACGGTCGTAGTAACCTTTTTCCGTCTTGAACACTTCGTAGACTTCAATGCGGCGTGGCGAATAAGTATCAACAAATTTACCAGTAACATAATAGTAATTCCCCACCACGGGCTTAAAGGTCACGGAACTAAATCCACCATTCGCAGCAATCATTCTGACTGCAATATTGTGTTGCGCGCTGACCCAAAATTCACGAATCATCGTTGGTGTTTCTGGAATAGCTGGGAAGCCGAGTTCTTTATTATTGAGTTTAGTTTGGAACCCAAATGCATTATTGGTATAGCCATTTTCTGGTGCATCAATATTAATACATCTGTCAGTCGTCGGATAAACGCGAATATAGTCGAGATTGCGATTATCGAACGTGATACCCACACGATCAGCACCCTGATAATCTTCCAGCTTATGGCTATAGGTTGCGACCGAACATCCGCTAAGTAATACCGCGCCCATTCCAATCAGAAGCATTTTCCCAAACATAACCATCCCTTACCTTTATAAAATCAGAACATCCTGATTATTTTACGTCGTTTTTTATTCGAAAATTGATTCTGGATTACCTCACCTTAAACACTATTAATAAACGAGGCAACATGGCAATTTCGCTCTATTACACCGCGCGACGCAAAAAATCCCTGAGCCCACAAGAGATCTCTGCCGTAAAGGAGATTATCCGACGCCATTCCGTTGACGAAAAAATTGAGAAATACCTGACGACTGGCGAGGGCCTGAATTGGGAATCCTTTGATTTCGCCCTCAACGTGAAAACCGGTAACGTATTCAGAAAAGGGATCGTGTTTTCTGGCTCAACCACACTTCCCAATAATGACGAGGAAGCCACCTGGGTTGGCGTGCAGCACTGGTGCCAGTGTTTATCCGAAATACGCCTCGCCCTGACACACTGTGAATGGTACGTCGCGGTCGACGACCACAGCATACCGTGGGACGTCGAGGCAAAGGCGTATGACCCCACGCGCTGAAATCTGAGCCTCTGACGCGTGCTGAAGAGGGGACAAAAGACGAATTTGGCCTGTGGTTCTTAGCCAAAGCCCCCGCAGGCGTGGTGTGGATCACGCCCGAAGGGCAAGAGATTTGGACTTAGCGCAGGCGACTCACTCAGCCTTCTTATTCTCCACACTCTGAGATTCTACAGCCCGATCATCTGCCGTTTGGTTCACCGCGGCATCGGCCTCTTCGGGAGTGATCGTACTCGCGTAAAGACGGCCTTCCTCGATAAAATCTTCGTCGATACCTTCAATATTTTCCTGATTGTCACGCCCGGACAGGATGTTCCAGCAGGCGATGAACAGCGCAGCAATCAGCGGACCAATCACAAAACCGTTAATCCCGTAGATTTCCATGCCGCCCAGCGTGGCGATCAGAATCAGGTAATCCGGCATTTTGGTGTCTTTCCCCACCAGAAGCGGACGCAGAATGTTATCCACCAGCCCAATCACCAGCACGAAGAACGCGACAATGAAGATCGCCTGCCAGAGCATATCCGTGGCGAACAGGAAGACCGCAGCAGGCACCCAGATAATCGCCGAGCCCACGGCAGGAATCAGCGACAGGAACGCCATCAGCGAGCCCCACAGCAGGCTACCTTCTATCCCTGCGATGGAGAATGCAATGCCGCCCAGCGTCCCCTGCACAATCGCCACCACGGCGGTGCCCTTTACGGTCGCCCGGGATACCGCGGCAAACTTCACCAGCAGGTGGTGCTTCACATGGGTGGAAAGCGGCAGCGATTCCAGAATCAGGTTTACCAGATAGGAACCGTCTTTCAGGAGGAAGAACAGCAGGTAGAGCATCACCCCGAAACCAATGAAGAAGGTGAAGGTGCCTTTGCCGATCAGTAACACGCTGCCCGCCAGATATTGCCCGCCTTTCAGCGCGACCTGAGACAGCTCTTGCTGTATTTTGGCGGCGTTATCCAGATTGTGCTCCGCCAGGAAATGCCGCGCCCACTTCGGCAGATGTTGAAGCAGCTCCGCCAGCACCACCGGGAATTGCGTATTGCTGTCCTGCAATCGGGTATAAACCCCGTTAATCTCAACCACCAGCGAGGAGACAATGACCCCCAATGGAATGAAGACGATCAGGAAGATGATCAGCACCGTCAGCAGCGAGGCAACACCGTTGCGATCATTCAGTTTTTGCCGAATTTTGCTTTTCAGCGGATGGAAGATGACGGCCAACACCGCCGCCCACAAGATGGCGGAATAATACGGTGCCAGTATGTCAAAAAACGCCAGCGTGACGACAAATAAGATAAGGATGAAGAATCCCTTCGTAAGCCCTTTAATATTCACAACGATTTCCCCTTCATTCAATCTGCTCTCGAAATATAGAACGAAGTGGGGCGTTTGCAATACCGGAAAGAGCGCATAGTGCTGAGGAAACGGCTAGGCGAGCGCCTCATGAGTGGCAATAAAGTCATTTTTTAACTGGCTATACACGGCAGCATCATCGTCGCACGCCAGTGCAGCGGCGCGTTTTATTGCCGTGTACTCGGCACATACGGCTGGGTTTGCCCGCAGATAATCCCGGAAAGCCAGGTGCCGCTGAATATGCCCATCACCCACAACAAAAGCGTGAAGATGGTGCGTGCGCACATCGCCACCTTTGGTGTAGTAACGACGTCCCGCTATTCCGTTTTCGCCACGAGGACGATAGCCCAGATCGACCATGACATGATCGAAGCTGTCCAAAGCGGATAACGAAACCACTTCCAGCAGCATATCAATCAACGGCTTAGCGGATAGCCCCAGCACGGCCGTGCTGCCGATGTGATGCACATTTACCACAACTTCGCCGAGCGCCTGCGTGAGTTCCCTTGCCGCCGTTGCATAATTTGTCGCCCACTGTGGATCGTAATCCACTACGGTAATTGTCCGTCCACCCATTCACTGCTCTCCCAACACGGCCTTATCGTGTAAAGGGTATCAACGTTCAGGGGACGATTCAAAAGCCATCGGGAAACGCGGCGAGAGGAAGCGTCTCGCCGCTTGATGGGGGCTTACAGGCCATCCAAACGCCGCTGAGTCGCCTGCACCAGCGAATCGGTGGTGATATCAGCAATCGACTTAGCACCCGTGAGCGTCATCGCCACACGCATCTCTTTTTCGATCAGGTTCAGCAGGTTAACCACGCCCGCTTCGCCCGCCGCCGCTAACGCGTAGACAAACGCGCGCCCGAGCATCACGCTATCCGCCCCCAGCGCAATCATGCGCACCACGTCCAGACCAGTACGAATACCGGAATCCGCCAGAATGGTGATATCGCCTTTCACCGCATCGGCGATGGCTGGCAGCGCATGTGCCGTCGATAGCACGCCGTCCAACTGGCGACCGCCGTGGTTAGAGACCACGATGCCGTCTGCACCGAATTTCACGGCTTCTTTGGCATCTTCCGGGTCAAGAATGCCTTTGATGATCATCGGCCCTTTCCACATCTCGCGGATCCACGCCAAATCCTGCCAGGAAATAGAGGAATCGAAATTCTCCGCCAGCCAGCCGATATAGTTTTCCAGCGTCGTCGGCGTGCCGCGATAGGCGGAAACGTTGCCCAGATCGTGCGGTTTACCGTTCAGGCCAACATCCCATGCCCACTGTGGATGCACCATCGCCTGCAAAACACGGCGTATCGCCGCATTCGGGCCGCTCATGCCAGAGTGCGCATCGCGATAGCGCGCGCCCGGCGTCGGCATATCCACGGTAAATACCAGCGTCTTGACCCCGGCGGCCTGCGCGCGCTCCAGCACGTTGCGCATAAAACCGCGATCTTTTAACACATAGAGCTGGAACCACAGCGGCCGCTCGATAGTCGGTGCCACCTCCTCAATCGGGCAGACAGAGACGGTAGACAGCGTAAAGGGTATGCCCTTCTGCGCCGCCGCACGGGCGGCCTGCACCTCGCCGCGTCGGGCGTACATTCCAGTCAGGCCAACGGGCGCCAACACCACCGGCATCGCCAGTTTTTCGCCAAACAGCTGTGTTTCCAGGCTAAGGTCGGAGACATTTTTCAGGATACGCTGACGCAGCGCGATATCCGCCAGATCGGCGGTATTACGCCTGAGCGTGTGCTCGCCATACGCACCGCCATCGACGTAGTGGAAAAGAAATGGCGGCAGCTTACGCTGCGCCGCCGCCCGGTAGTCCGTTGAAGCAGAGATGATCATCGTCCTTTCCCATCCTTCTTCTTGTTGGTGTCATTCTTGCGGTCAGTAATGACCGTTACTGGAGCTGCTTTTAGTGAAATTATGCTGTTCACGTAAGCCCGTTTTTAGGGGAAACACAGGGGGAGGTTCCCGCAGGGACACCTCACCCCAGTGGTCGCCCCGTGTATCTCGATGCTTAAACGATCGGCATTACCTTTGGTGAAATTACCTGTTAGTGAAATTGAAGGTACGCGACATGCGTTTGCAGGTATTCCTGCAAGCCATGTTTGCCGTCCGCGCCACCTACACCGGATTTACGCCAGCCCGCATGGAATCCCTGCATCGCCTCGAAGTTCTCACGGTTGATGTAGGTTTCGCCGAACTTCAGCCCTTTCAGCGCTTTCATCGCGGTGTTGATGTTTTGAGTATAGATCGATGACGTCAGGCCGTATTCGCTGTCGTTTGCCATTTTAATCGCCTCTTCCAGCGTGTCGAAGGTGGCGACGGGCAGCACCGGACCAAACACCTCTTCGTGCATGATCGGCATCTCCTGTTTCACGTCCACCAGCAGCGTGGGCGGGTAGAAATAGCCCGTACCGCTTTCTCGCTTGCCACCAAGCAACACTTTCGCGCCCTGCGATACCGCTTTTGCGACTTTGTCTTCCACACGCTGTAACGCCGCCGCGCTGATCAGTGGCCCCATATCCAGCGCTTTTTTCTCCGCCGTGTTGCCGAAAGTCACCTGCTCCATCGCAGCTTTAATACGCGCGATAAATTCGTCGTAAATGCCTTTCTGTACGTAAACGCGCTCGGCGCAGTTACACACCTGCCCGCTATTGATGACGCGGGAACTGACAATCGCTTTCACGGCCAGATCGAGATCGGCATCGTCCATCACGATAGCTGGCGCTTTACCGCCCAGTTCCAGCGACACCTTGGTGACGTTCTGCGCCGCCGCCGTCATGGTCGCAATCCCCGCCGCCACGCTGCCAGTCAGGCTAACCATGCCGACTTTCGGGTTAGCGGCCAGCTCTTGCCCGACCGTCGGGCCGTAGCCGGTCACGAAATTGATGACGCCTTTCGGCAGACCAATCTTGTGAATGATTTCGGCGAAAATCACTGCATTATTCGGTGTAATTTCGCTCGGTTTGATGACGATGGTATTGCCGGTGATCAGCGCAGGCGCCGCTTTACGCGCAATCAGGAAGAAGGGGAAGTTCCACGGCAGAATACCGGTCGTGACGCCAATCGCTTTGCGGAAAACGAAGATGTTTTCGTTCGGCCGGTCACTCTGAATAATTTCACCTTCATAACGGCGCGCCCACTCCGCCATGTAGTCGAGGTAGTCAGCGGTGAACAGCACTTCCGTCTGCGCCAGACCGTGCGTTTTACCGCCTTCTGCAATGATGGTATCGGTCAGTTCGGCTTCGCGCTCGCGGATACCGTCGGCGATCTTATGCAGCCAGACGCCGCGTTCAACCGCAGGCAGCGCTTCCCAGCCCGGCTGTGCGGCCTCTGCCGCGTCTATCGCTCTCTTCGCATCGTCAGCAGAGCCTTCCGGGATCTGCGAAATGACCTGCTCTGTGGCCGGATTCACCACATCAATCCACTTCCCGCTGCTGTTTTCAACAAACTCACCGTTGATGTACATACGTTTCTGGGTGGTGCTCATGTCAGGCGTCTCCAAAGTAGGGTAAGGGAATACAACGCATAAACGAGTTGTTAAAAAAACACGTTTTTTTTGTGAAGTTTTGCCATGCTGCGCGATTTGCGCGGCATTTACCTTTTCATGGCTGCCATCTCAGTCTAGCAAGTGGCAAAAAAGCCATGCTGAGCACGCCTGACGTAACACTTTTGTAAAGTCTCGGAGAACGCTGGGGAATAACGACAATGGGGGAATAGGCGAAGCAGTGACAGGCGCCGCATTCAACGACGGCGCCGTCTCTCAAGCAGGAAAACCTTAGGGTTCGTCGGTTTTAACGATCTCTTCCCTCTCCTTCCACGTGCCGCCCACCAGTTCGCGAGTGGTGGCCACCATCGCCTGTTTCTCTTCGGAGTAGGCTTCCGTGGTTTCGGCAATCAGGACGGGGTTATTGTTAGCGATCTGGTAGGTCGACCATTGGTGCCAGCAGCAGCCGCTTTTGGTAAACGTGGTGATGGTCTTACTTTTTTCATCGATCTCGAACAGGCCGAGGTTGGAGCTGGCTAATTCGGTCAGCGGCGCATTCTGGGTAAACTGCTGCTTTTCCACATCGAACAGGAACACATCGTAAGACGGCCCGCCGTAAGCGCCGCTATTGCCATTGCGCAGCATAATATCCGCGTGGTGATCGAAGTTAGCGTCATCAATCACCAGCCCACTGTTGTTCTCACCATAAACCTCGATCAGATTCGCCGTCACTTCGCCTTTATTGTTCAGTTCGATGAACATATTTTCCATCGTGATACGCTGGAACAGGTCGCCGCGTCCTTTCTTAAAGATATCCAGCGTGCCGGGGCCTTCACAAGTTGAGTAAGAAGAGTCGAGATCGCACGTCGCCACACTGAGCACAAAGTCCCACTGGTCTGATGCCTGCGTAATCAGGGAGATATTTTCACTACCGGACAGCGCCTGAATACGGGAAACCATCTCATTCCCCAGACAAACGTCATCCTGACAGCGGTCACGTTCGGCCAACCAGGCGCGCTGCTCCTGACGCGCCTGCGCTTTGTCTGCTTGTTTCACGTAACCCTGATAGGCCTTGTTCAAGACGGTATCAAGCTGCTGTAAGCGGCTGCTGGCGCAAATCATTTTCTCGCTGTCTGTACTGGCCTTGCTGCAATCCATCGCCCAGACGGATGAGGTGAAAAGACACAGCAGGGATGAAACGGCCAGAGATAAATAACGCATAACGTAT is drawn from Pectobacterium aroidearum and contains these coding sequences:
- a CDS encoding DUF596 domain-containing protein; translation: MTRAEEGTKDEFGLWFLAKAPAGVVWITPEGQEIWT
- a CDS encoding AI-2E family transporter; amino-acid sequence: MNIKGLTKGFFILILFVVTLAFFDILAPYYSAILWAAVLAVIFHPLKSKIRQKLNDRNGVASLLTVLIIFLIVFIPLGVIVSSLVVEINGVYTRLQDSNTQFPVVLAELLQHLPKWARHFLAEHNLDNAAKIQQELSQVALKGGQYLAGSVLLIGKGTFTFFIGFGVMLYLLFFLLKDGSYLVNLILESLPLSTHVKHHLLVKFAAVSRATVKGTAVVAIVQGTLGGIAFSIAGIEGSLLWGSLMAFLSLIPAVGSAIIWVPAAVFLFATDMLWQAIFIVAFFVLVIGLVDNILRPLLVGKDTKMPDYLILIATLGGMEIYGINGFVIGPLIAALFIACWNILSGRDNQENIEGIDEDFIEEGRLYASTITPEEADAAVNQTADDRAVESQSVENKKAE
- a CDS encoding GrpB family protein, which encodes MGGRTITVVDYDPQWATNYATAARELTQALGEVVVNVHHIGSTAVLGLSAKPLIDMLLEVVSLSALDSFDHVMVDLGYRPRGENGIAGRRYYTKGGDVRTHHLHAFVVGDGHIQRHLAFRDYLRANPAVCAEYTAIKRAAALACDDDAAVYSQLKNDFIATHEALA
- the lldD gene encoding FMN-dependent L-lactate dehydrogenase LldD, translating into MIISASTDYRAAAQRKLPPFLFHYVDGGAYGEHTLRRNTADLADIALRQRILKNVSDLSLETQLFGEKLAMPVVLAPVGLTGMYARRGEVQAARAAAQKGIPFTLSTVSVCPIEEVAPTIERPLWFQLYVLKDRGFMRNVLERAQAAGVKTLVFTVDMPTPGARYRDAHSGMSGPNAAIRRVLQAMVHPQWAWDVGLNGKPHDLGNVSAYRGTPTTLENYIGWLAENFDSSISWQDLAWIREMWKGPMIIKGILDPEDAKEAVKFGADGIVVSNHGGRQLDGVLSTAHALPAIADAVKGDITILADSGIRTGLDVVRMIALGADSVMLGRAFVYALAAAGEAGVVNLLNLIEKEMRVAMTLTGAKSIADITTDSLVQATQRRLDGL
- the aldA gene encoding aldehyde dehydrogenase encodes the protein MSTTQKRMYINGEFVENSSGKWIDVVNPATEQVISQIPEGSADDAKRAIDAAEAAQPGWEALPAVERGVWLHKIADGIREREAELTDTIIAEGGKTHGLAQTEVLFTADYLDYMAEWARRYEGEIIQSDRPNENIFVFRKAIGVTTGILPWNFPFFLIARKAAPALITGNTIVIKPSEITPNNAVIFAEIIHKIGLPKGVINFVTGYGPTVGQELAANPKVGMVSLTGSVAAGIATMTAAAQNVTKVSLELGGKAPAIVMDDADLDLAVKAIVSSRVINSGQVCNCAERVYVQKGIYDEFIARIKAAMEQVTFGNTAEKKALDMGPLISAAALQRVEDKVAKAVSQGAKVLLGGKRESGTGYFYPPTLLVDVKQEMPIMHEEVFGPVLPVATFDTLEEAIKMANDSEYGLTSSIYTQNINTAMKALKGLKFGETYINRENFEAMQGFHAGWRKSGVGGADGKHGLQEYLQTHVAYLQFH
- a CDS encoding lysozyme inhibitor LprI family protein, whose translation is MRYLSLAVSSLLCLFTSSVWAMDCSKASTDSEKMICASSRLQQLDTVLNKAYQGYVKQADKAQARQEQRAWLAERDRCQDDVCLGNEMVSRIQALSGSENISLITQASDQWDFVLSVATCDLDSSYSTCEGPGTLDIFKKGRGDLFQRITMENMFIELNNKGEVTANLIEVYGENNSGLVIDDANFDHHADIMLRNGNSGAYGGPSYDVFLFDVEKQQFTQNAPLTELASSNLGLFEIDEKSKTITTFTKSGCCWHQWSTYQIANNNPVLIAETTEAYSEEKQAMVATTRELVGGTWKEREEIVKTDEP